The sequence ataaatagtataaaacatttttcattttagaacttttacagcaaataaataaataaacacatttaaataacacagatcaataaaaaataataaatatgtggacctaaataaaatatctaaaatacctGATAATCATATATTTTGCTGAATTGCTGACTGGATGAAACTGAATGAATACTTTATCCAAAGTGCAGCGCTTTTTCTTCAAAAAGAAGTGAACAAGATAATAACTTCATCTGAGTGTTGCACAAAGAACAACACtcatcaaaacacaaaataaataagtttCAGTTTGTTAATTGGTCAGATATGTGTGAGAAATATAACCAGATCTGATTTTTTCAAGTTTTCATAAAGAACACATAAGGTAAACTTTGTTACAATTCTGCACAAATTAGTGCTACATTCattgaaattaaatacaaaagtgAGATCATTATATAAACACCATCAAGTTTTTGTTTGTCACAAAGTCAAGCGGTTCTTTCCTCCTGTCGCCAGttctgtcttttaatatctcagcAGGGTCTTTAAATGGCTTGCAATGATGTCCATCCTATTAAGGTGACTTCTCACAGCTCTCCGGATCTGTTCCCATCCCTGAGCACTGTATTCCTTAAAAACACAAGAGAAACAACTCTACTTGAGGacaaaatgactttcctttttatgttgaagacattttccatcattgatatttgtttttacaaagtagCATTCACATAACAGAAGAGTAAATACAATAATcctataaaaaacataataaactgtTATGTTTTTTATCAAGAGAAGTCAAAAGCCTGTGGCGGACAATCATGAAATTATGTGAAAAGTTTTGGCAATGTGCTTGGCAATGACTGGAATGACTGGGGTAAACCACTAGGGTCATACAAAAgggcgagggagagagagagagagagagagagagagagagagagagagagagagagagagagagagagagagaaaagcattGAAAGAGGAGCCAgactcagctgggggagccagtcCTCCTCTGGCTTTACATTAATATTGTATTTTCAGAATTGGGCAAAAGTCTTAGGAACTTAAGAAGTTTCAAGATTTGTCTTAAGAtgcttatttatatcttcagctttggtATCCAAATTACAGCCAATGACTTCACATATTATAGTGATATTAAGCAATCAAATGAGAACTTACCTTTTTCTTTAGAATTTTCATTAAATCCCTGAAGTGCCTGTTTATTCTTATCTCGTAAGACTCTTTGTGTGATGATTTATGGTATTGAGACAcctaaacaaaatgcaaacatgtaACAAGCTCGTAAGTTTAGCTGTTTTATGCACACATGCAGGACACTATAATGCCTTTAGACCAGCTGCAGTGATTTTAGGTATTTATGTAGTAATACTTTTACTCAAGACTTACACATTCTTTTAGTTCAGATGACTGCCTGTGCAGGACACTTAGAAAATTATCAATGGTCTTGTGGTTCCATTTCACTGAATTCATGTGCTCTCTGTCATCCATGAGGTGGATGATATGGCCAAAGGTCAAGGCAAGAAACCTCACCTGGTC is a genomic window of Xyrauchen texanus isolate HMW12.3.18 unplaced genomic scaffold, RBS_HiC_50CHRs HiC_scaffold_1193, whole genome shotgun sequence containing:
- the LOC127641619 gene encoding interferon a3-like → MCAMMKQSQMWTYMFVIFFTLQSQCNACEWLGRYKMISSESLTLLSQMGAEHPVGNVRFPGALYKLIGKAKVEDQVRFLALTFGHIIHLMDDREHMNSVKWNHKTIDNFLSVLHRQSSELKECVSQYHKSSHKESYEIRINRHFRDLMKILKKKEYSAQGWEQIRRAVRSHLNRMDIIASHLKTLLRY